The Brevundimonas vesicularis genome includes the window ACATCAAAGGGCGTGCCGGAACCCAAGGTCAGAATGCCGGACAGCTGGAAATCGAGCGGCAGATCAACGATGCCGTTGGCCACGATACGATGACGTTCGTCGTTTGCCGACGAACGCATCGGCGAGCTTTCCACCGAGAAGCAGTCGAAGCAGAAGTTGTCATTGCCGCCGTTCTGTTCCGCCTTGGACAGCGTATAGGCGATGTTGACGCCCCAACCGGAGTCACGCGTGTAGCCCTTGTCCAGCTTGACGTAGAGCGCCTTAAACGTCCGCTCCTTGTTGTGATCGGACACCAGATATGAGCGGTAGGGGTTCGTGCCGCCCGGGCCGCAGAAGCCGCCGTTGTCGCCGAAACCATTGCCGTCATTGCCGCGCGTTGGTTCACGGCAGCGGTTCAGATACTGCCAGGTGAACTCGTTTTCGGTCTTGCCGTAGGCGAGGGTGAACTCGGTCTGCCAATCGCCGACCCTTTGACGCACACCCAGGTTGAACTGATCCGTGCGGGGCGGTTCGAAGTCGTTCTTGAGCAGAAAGGCTTCACCCTTGGCCGGGATGTTCGCCAGGATGGCGTCAAGTCCAGCCGTGGTCTCGTAGGACGCATTCCACAGGATCGGATCTGCCGAGCTTCCGTCCGCCACGCCGGCCGGGCGCCCTGTAGTCGAGAAGAAGACGTTTTGCGTGAAGTCGAAAGGCTTGGCCAGTTCGTCGAAGGCGAAGTTGAACTGCACGCGATCATAATAGCGACCGGCGCCGCCGAACAGAACTGTGCTGCGATCGCCGAAGACATCATACGAGAAGCCAATGCGAGGCTGGAAGGCCTTTTTGAACGGGTCACGATTGTCGCCGGTCGAGATGTAGTCGTTGATGTGGAACCAGCTCGGCGCATAGCCGGCAGGCTTGCCGCCATCGGTCGAAGCGATCCACTGGTTGAGCCCTGCGACCACCGAAGCGGGCGTGACATACTTCTTGTTATCGGCGTTGGTCTCGTAGTCCCAGCGCAGACCCAAATTCAGTTCAAGCTTGTCCGTGATCTGCCAGTCGTCCTGCGCGTACAGGCCGATGACGGTGTTGGTCAGGTCAACCGTGGGGAATTCGTTGCCCAGTTGAACACGATACGGGACGGCGGCATTGCCGCTGGCTGTGCCGTTTAGGTCATAGAAGAACTCGGGATTACGGCCGAACTCCTTGACGACCTCATAGTCTTGGCGGCTGACCTTGGCGCCCAGCTTGATCGTGTGATTACCGTTGAACTGGATGTCGTTGAACGTCAGATCGTTGCGGATGGTCAGCGCGTTGTCGCTGATGTCCTGACGGCTGCCGGATCCACCAATGTTCAAGATGGAGACGCCGCCGAACGGATCATAGCCGTTTTCGAAGATGCGATAGCTCCGGCCGATCTGGTCGAAGTTCACAGCGGTCGGGTTGTAATTATAATTGCGGTAATCGACTGCCAACTCGTTCAGGAAGCCGTCGCCCTGCCATTGATAACGTAGATTGGCGCTCTTGGTCGTCTGCTGCAGACCGCTTGCGCGTTCGATGGAGTTTGCGCCGCCGACGCCCGTCACATCTGCTTCGTCTCGATAGGTGACGCTCAGATCAATGAGATGCCCCTCTGCCGGCTGGAAGCTCAGTTTGCCGAAGTAAAGGTCTTCCTCGAACGGCGTGGCGAAGGTGCCGATATATTGACCGAACTGACCGACATAGGCCGGGTTCTGACGGCCTAGCGTCACGGCAGCTGCGCGATTTTCTTGCTTGTGCTCATAGCTGCCGAAGAAGTGCAGCTTGTCTTGAATGATCGGCCCGCCCAGAGCGGCGCCGTATTGCTGAACTTCGAGCGCGGGCTTTTCACGGCCTGCCGCACGCGAAAACTCGTCTTGCTTGATGAAATCTTGGTCCCGATAAGTGCCGAAGATTTCGCCGTGGAACTCGTTGGTGCCGGAGCGCGTCACGGCCGTGATGATGGCTGACGAGGCCTGCTCGTATTCAGCCTTGAAGTTCTGGCTGACAACGCGGAATTCCTGGACGGCCGCCTGCGGGAACGGATTGCCGCGGCTGTCGTCCTGACCGACGATGCCCCCGGCGATAATGTTCGACTTCAGGCTGGCGCCGTCGATGAAGGCGTTGACGGATTCCGCCCGCTGACCACCGGCGGTGATCTGAACTTCGGACTCGTTGGTTCCGACCCGCACGCCCGGCGCCAGAGCCGCGAAGTTTAGGAAGTTGCGGTTGATCTGTGGCAGGGTTTGGATTTGCTGGGTCGTGACGTTGGTGGCGTTCTCAGGCGTGCGCACCTCGACCAAGCGACGCCCGGTCACGACGATGTCGCCCAGGTTGGCCGCACTGGCGTCAGCCGCGCCGGCCGCTGCGCCTGCCACGGCCAAATCCAGGTTGCCGACCTGGCCGACGCCGATGGAGACCGTGTCCGACGCCGTCTCATTTTCGGCCGTCGTCGCCGTGATCTCATAGGTGCCGGGACGCAGGCCCGACAGTGTATAGCCGCCCTGCGCGTTCGCCGTGGTGCGGCTGGTGAAGCCGGAGGCGACGTTGCGGGCGACGATGGTGGCGCCGGCCTCGACCGTTGCGCCGTCCGTCACATTGCCTCGGATCGTCGAGGTCGCGACCTGCGCCCGCGCGCCGCCGACGACCGCCATGCTGATGGCTAGCGCCGATGCGGCGGCCAAGGCGGCCTTACGCGTGTTGAACCGGGTCATCCTGGGCTCTCCCCTCCTGATGGGATCGGTTGTCAGCGACATGGCTGGCCTACCCTTTGTTGAACCTGGCGGACGATGCCGCCGCGGTGGACTGGCGTTCGACCAGGATCGGCCGAACGATTTCGCAAGCGGTGTCCGGAGCCTCGGCGCTGTGGCCGGACTGGACCAGGCCGATCAGGCGTTCGACGCCTCGACGGCCGATTTCCGCAATGTTGACGCGCATGGTGGTCAGCGCGGGCCGCATCAGGGCGGCGATGGGCACGTCGTCGAAGCCGACGACGGCGATGTCTTCGGGGCAGCGCACGCCCGCCTCCTGGAAGGCCAGCAAGGCGCCGACGGCCATCATGTCGTTGGCGGCGAAGACGGCGTCGGGCCGCTCCGGCATGGCCAGCAGTCGGGTCGCGGCGCGGTGGCCCGAGGCCTGGGAGAAGTCGCCCTCGACGATGATCGGGGCATGACCGTCCAGCGCCGCCGCATAGCCGGCCGCGCGCGTGTCGGCCTCGACGTTGCCGGCGGCGCCTCGGATGTGGGCGATGCGGCGACGGCCGATGGATTTCAGGTGTTCGACGGCGCCGACCGCGCCGCCGTGGTTGTCGATGACGATGGAGGCCCGGCCCGCCTCGGCCGCGCCGCCGTTCATCAGCAGGACCGGCATTCGCCCAGCGAACTCCGACGTCAGGTTCGCCGCGCCCAGATGCGGCGACAGCACGATCATGCCGTCCACTCGCCCGCGCATCGACCGGACGGCGGCCAGAGTATCTTCGACGCCGTCATGCGAGCTGGAGACGATCAGATGCTTGCCGTGCGCCCGCGCGGCCAGGTCCATGCCCCGGATCAGCTCCGAGAAGAACTCGCCGAACAGATCCGGCAGGATGACGCCGATGGTGTCGTTCTTGCTGGTCGACAGGCTGCGGGCGCCGAAGTGCGGGACGTAGCGAAGGTCTTCGACCGCATCGAGCACGCGCTGGCGCGTCGCGTCCGAGGTGACGCCCAAACCGTTCAGCACGCGAGAGACCGAGGCCACCGACACCTGGGCGCGCTCGGCCACGTCGCGCATGGTGGCGGCCTTGGCGAAGGGCGGACCCTCCTGCCGTGCAGACGCAGCGCTGGGCGCGGCCATGTCCAATCGGATTCTC containing:
- a CDS encoding TonB-dependent receptor; translated protein: MTRFNTRKAALAAASALAISMAVVGGARAQVATSTIRGNVTDGATVEAGATIVARNVASGFTSRTTANAQGGYTLSGLRPGTYEITATTAENETASDTVSIGVGQVGNLDLAVAGAAAGAADASAANLGDIVVTGRRLVEVRTPENATNVTTQQIQTLPQINRNFLNFAALAPGVRVGTNESEVQITAGGQRAESVNAFIDGASLKSNIIAGGIVGQDDSRGNPFPQAAVQEFRVVSQNFKAEYEQASSAIITAVTRSGTNEFHGEIFGTYRDQDFIKQDEFSRAAGREKPALEVQQYGAALGGPIIQDKLHFFGSYEHKQENRAAAVTLGRQNPAYVGQFGQYIGTFATPFEEDLYFGKLSFQPAEGHLIDLSVTYRDEADVTGVGGANSIERASGLQQTTKSANLRYQWQGDGFLNELAVDYRNYNYNPTAVNFDQIGRSYRIFENGYDPFGGVSILNIGGSGSRQDISDNALTIRNDLTFNDIQFNGNHTIKLGAKVSRQDYEVVKEFGRNPEFFYDLNGTASGNAAVPYRVQLGNEFPTVDLTNTVIGLYAQDDWQITDKLELNLGLRWDYETNADNKKYVTPASVVAGLNQWIASTDGGKPAGYAPSWFHINDYISTGDNRDPFKKAFQPRIGFSYDVFGDRSTVLFGGAGRYYDRVQFNFAFDELAKPFDFTQNVFFSTTGRPAGVADGSSADPILWNASYETTAGLDAILANIPAKGEAFLLKNDFEPPRTDQFNLGVRQRVGDWQTEFTLAYGKTENEFTWQYLNRCREPTRGNDGNGFGDNGGFCGPGGTNPYRSYLVSDHNKERTFKALYVKLDKGYTRDSGWGVNIAYTLSKAEQNGGNDNFCFDCFSVESSPMRSSANDERHRIVANGIVDLPLDFQLSGILTLGSGTPFDVFDGRGANFVYRPYGAYPEKEQFFLPNAFAYRNLDLRLTKNFDVPGAGELSVYVDAINVFNFKNYNGFDGGTGSATNPNPNFGRPSSVLFPTRTFQIGARYAF
- a CDS encoding LacI family DNA-binding transcriptional regulator; this encodes MAAPSAASARQEGPPFAKAATMRDVAERAQVSVASVSRVLNGLGVTSDATRQRVLDAVEDLRYVPHFGARSLSTSKNDTIGVILPDLFGEFFSELIRGMDLAARAHGKHLIVSSSHDGVEDTLAAVRSMRGRVDGMIVLSPHLGAANLTSEFAGRMPVLLMNGGAAEAGRASIVIDNHGGAVGAVEHLKSIGRRRIAHIRGAAGNVEADTRAAGYAAALDGHAPIIVEGDFSQASGHRAATRLLAMPERPDAVFAANDMMAVGALLAFQEAGVRCPEDIAVVGFDDVPIAALMRPALTTMRVNIAEIGRRGVERLIGLVQSGHSAEAPDTACEIVRPILVERQSTAAASSARFNKG